Proteins from a genomic interval of Streptomyces fodineus:
- a CDS encoding carbohydrate ABC transporter permease: MTWLLEKINGGLVRVFLIVVGLFWLVPTIGLLISSLRAPEDMSASGWWKVFAKPSQLTFDSYRRLLENGDITHSLWNTVLITVPATVLVVVVGSLAGYAFAWMEFPGRDWWFLGVVSLLVVPVQVALIPIAELFGRIGLFGTIFGVILFHTGFGLPFAVFLLRNFFAEIPRELLEAARLDGAGELRLFATVVMPLGGPAIASLGIFQFLWVWNDMLVALVFTKSGTQPITVALQTQVRQFGNNIDVLAPGAFISMVIPLAVFFAFQRQFVSGVMAGAVK; encoded by the coding sequence ATGACCTGGCTGCTGGAGAAGATCAACGGCGGTCTGGTGCGCGTCTTCCTGATCGTCGTCGGCCTGTTCTGGCTGGTGCCGACGATCGGTCTGCTCATCTCCTCGCTGCGCGCGCCCGAGGACATGAGCGCGAGCGGCTGGTGGAAGGTGTTCGCCAAGCCGTCCCAGCTGACGTTCGACAGCTACCGCAGGCTCCTGGAGAACGGCGACATCACGCACTCCCTCTGGAACACCGTGCTGATCACGGTCCCGGCGACGGTGCTGGTCGTCGTGGTCGGCTCCCTGGCGGGCTACGCGTTCGCCTGGATGGAGTTCCCGGGCCGGGACTGGTGGTTCCTGGGTGTGGTGAGCCTGCTGGTCGTACCCGTGCAGGTGGCGCTGATCCCGATCGCCGAACTGTTCGGCAGGATCGGCCTGTTCGGGACGATCTTCGGTGTCATCCTGTTCCACACCGGCTTCGGTCTGCCGTTCGCGGTGTTCCTGCTGCGGAACTTCTTCGCGGAGATCCCGCGCGAGCTGCTGGAGGCGGCCCGGCTCGACGGCGCCGGTGAACTGAGGCTGTTCGCGACGGTGGTGATGCCGCTCGGCGGGCCGGCGATCGCGAGCCTCGGCATCTTCCAGTTCCTGTGGGTGTGGAACGACATGCTGGTCGCGCTGGTGTTCACCAAGTCGGGCACCCAGCCGATCACGGTCGCGCTGCAGACGCAGGTACGGCAGTTCGGCAACAACATCGACGTGCTGGCGCCGGGCGCGTTCATCTCCATGGTGATCCCGCTGGCCGTGTTCTTCGCGTTCCAGCGGCAGTTCGTGTCCGGGGTGATGGCGGGCGCCGTCAAATAG
- a CDS encoding bifunctional glycosyltransferase/CDP-glycerol:glycerophosphate glycerophosphotransferase, whose protein sequence is MPRFSLIVPCFKVQGFLRECLDSVLAQSFNDFELIAVDDRSPDGCGAILDEYAERDPRVKVLHLPKNVGLGRARNAGMPHATGDYLLFLDSDDTLTPGALRAIADRLAEAGEPDVLVVDYARTYWWGGTRRNALAEVLAEAGPDTFTARTYPRILDLLMVVWNKVYRREFVASEGFAFPPGYYEDTPWTFPVLLSARRIAALDRICVNYRQRRQGSILSTTSRRHFDVHDQYERVFAFVEQRPELAHWRPYLHRKMGEHCLDILAKPDRLPPGDRAEFFRRTTRMFRAHAPEGALADGEVGLLEGSWTGYRIRRQAARIGQEAARRAEPVRDAAAARARSGWASLHAMRPLDPHLVVYSASSHRGMLGDPAAVYAKAREIAPQLRGVWVVRDAETAAGLPPGVEHVIVDSRRYLEVTARAKFFVNDVNWPGALAKRPGSVHIHTHQGTPLKYMGADLLDKPGARLGFDVPQMLRRADRWDYSLVANRHSELVWERAYPCHFTSLRTGSPRNDVLVNGGAGGFRQRRGIPETDTVVLYAPTRRDYRRTGHVDRIDLARFAADLGAGRTLVVRLHPSLANGPARGLGLAELARRGIVVDATDEPRVEEVLLAADALVTDYSGVMFDYANLDRPIVVHADDWDAYTASRGTYLDITAEPPGHVAHSYRELAWLFASGSWRDEESARLRAEFRARACEFDDGRAAERVVRTLLLGEAMPGAGIRLPGQGTGRDVLTSA, encoded by the coding sequence GTGCCCCGCTTCAGTCTGATCGTGCCCTGTTTCAAGGTGCAGGGTTTTCTGCGCGAGTGCCTGGACTCGGTGCTGGCGCAGTCCTTCAACGACTTCGAGCTGATCGCCGTGGACGACCGTTCCCCGGACGGCTGCGGCGCGATCCTGGACGAGTACGCCGAGCGCGACCCCCGGGTCAAGGTGCTGCACCTGCCGAAGAACGTGGGCCTCGGCCGGGCCCGCAACGCCGGGATGCCGCACGCCACCGGCGACTATCTCCTCTTCCTGGACAGCGACGACACCCTCACCCCGGGCGCGCTGCGGGCGATCGCCGACCGGCTGGCGGAGGCCGGCGAGCCGGACGTGCTGGTCGTCGACTACGCCCGCACCTACTGGTGGGGCGGCACCCGGCGCAACGCCCTGGCCGAGGTGCTCGCCGAGGCCGGCCCGGACACGTTCACCGCCCGCACGTACCCGCGGATCCTGGACCTGCTGATGGTGGTGTGGAACAAGGTCTACCGGCGCGAGTTCGTGGCGTCGGAGGGCTTCGCGTTCCCGCCGGGCTACTACGAGGACACCCCCTGGACCTTCCCGGTCCTGCTCAGCGCCCGGCGGATCGCCGCGCTGGACCGGATCTGCGTGAACTACCGGCAGCGCCGGCAGGGCAGCATCCTGTCCACCACCAGCCGCAGGCACTTCGACGTCCACGACCAGTACGAGCGGGTCTTCGCGTTCGTCGAGCAGCGGCCGGAGCTGGCGCACTGGCGGCCGTATCTGCACCGCAAGATGGGCGAGCACTGCCTCGACATCCTGGCCAAGCCGGACCGGCTGCCACCCGGCGACAGGGCCGAGTTCTTCCGGCGTACGACGCGGATGTTCCGCGCGCACGCACCCGAGGGCGCCCTGGCCGACGGCGAGGTGGGCCTGCTGGAGGGCTCCTGGACGGGGTACCGGATCAGGCGGCAGGCGGCGCGGATCGGGCAGGAGGCGGCCCGGCGGGCCGAGCCGGTCCGCGACGCCGCCGCCGCGCGGGCCCGCTCCGGCTGGGCGTCCCTGCACGCGATGCGCCCGCTGGACCCGCACCTCGTCGTCTACTCGGCCTCCTCGCACCGGGGCATGCTCGGCGACCCGGCCGCCGTGTACGCCAAGGCCCGGGAGATCGCCCCGCAGCTGCGCGGGGTGTGGGTGGTGCGGGACGCGGAGACCGCCGCCGGACTGCCGCCCGGCGTGGAGCACGTGATCGTGGACTCCCGGCGCTACCTGGAGGTCACGGCACGGGCGAAGTTCTTCGTCAACGACGTCAACTGGCCCGGCGCACTGGCCAAGCGGCCCGGCAGCGTGCACATCCACACCCACCAGGGCACCCCGCTGAAGTACATGGGCGCCGACCTGCTGGACAAGCCGGGCGCCCGGCTCGGCTTCGACGTGCCGCAGATGCTGCGCCGGGCCGACCGCTGGGACTACAGCCTGGTCGCCAACCGCCACTCCGAGCTGGTCTGGGAGCGGGCCTACCCCTGCCACTTCACCTCGCTGCGCACCGGCAGCCCCCGCAACGACGTGCTGGTGAACGGCGGCGCCGGCGGCTTCCGGCAGCGCCGTGGCATCCCGGAGACGGACACCGTCGTGCTGTACGCGCCGACCCGCCGGGACTACCGCCGCACCGGGCACGTGGACCGGATCGACCTCGCCCGGTTCGCGGCCGACCTCGGTGCGGGACGCACCCTGGTGGTCCGGCTGCATCCGTCGCTGGCGAACGGCCCCGCCCGCGGCCTGGGCCTGGCCGAGCTGGCCCGGCGCGGCATCGTGGTCGACGCGACCGACGAGCCGCGCGTGGAGGAGGTCCTGCTCGCGGCGGACGCGCTGGTCACCGACTACTCGGGCGTGATGTTCGACTACGCCAACCTGGACCGGCCGATCGTGGTGCACGCCGACGACTGGGACGCGTACACCGCGAGCCGGGGCACCTACCTCGACATCACCGCCGAACCGCCCGGCCATGTCGCGCACTCCTACCGGGAGCTTGCCTGGCTGTTCGCCTCGGGGTCCTGGCGGGACGAGGAGTCGGCGCGGCTGCGGGCGGAGTTCCGGGCCCGGGCCTGCGAGTTCGACGACGGCCGGGCCGCCGAGCGCGTCGTACGGACGCTGCTGCTGGGCGAGGCCATGCCGGGCGCCGGGATCCGGCTGCCGGGCCAGGGCACCGGACGTGACGTGCTGACCTCGGCGTAG
- a CDS encoding bifunctional glycosyltransferase/CDP-glycerol:glycerophosphate glycerophosphotransferase, with amino-acid sequence MPRFSIIVPSHGVAARLSQALDSVLGQSFGDLQLIPVCDGPDATAGAVAAGYAERDSRVTPIDSPPSAGLSGARNAGMRAATGAYVLFLDGDDVLLPGALAALDARLTETAGVDVLYVEHERAPWWEGEPTNPAAPLFARAPKGAFAPADLPELTGVQLPAWSAAYRRAFLTEHELTFPGSHFTDLGWGGLTTLAVGRIAVLRRVVVRHRLRRQGSRLHVPGPHQHAVLDQVELVLTRAAGRDLPAERTRALFEQLFTHVLKTASRPERLPSGRRAFFRRAARLYRRHRPAGFRAPGGSLGVQHRLLAAGAYSAFRALRGANRVTTRLTEGLPRPRMLRTRLRYARDLHRPLDPGLAVYCAYWGRGYTCNPAAIHAKARELAPHIRSVFLVEPGQEHAMPPDVEYAVIGSRRYWEVLARAKYLVNNANFAEGIVKRPGSVHLQTQHGTPLKTMGVDQSTYPVVAARSGSYTRLLGRVDRWDFNLSANRHSTQMWERAFPGSWEALEYGYPRNDVYYTATGEDVARIRRELGIAEGKTAVLYAPTHRDHHTGFEPGLDLEAFCEAAGEDVVVLLRAHYFYDRGPARSCGRIIDVTAHRSSEEVCLAADALVTDYSSIMFDYANLDRPIVVYADDWDVYRETRGVYFDLMAEPPGPVARTPEELAAVFRDGSYAGAEAAALRAAFRERFCEFDDGRAAERVVRRVLLGEPPEAALPVIPLAERVPAPAATLVRS; translated from the coding sequence ATGCCCCGCTTCAGCATCATCGTCCCCTCCCACGGGGTCGCCGCCCGGCTGTCCCAGGCGCTGGATTCGGTTCTCGGCCAGTCCTTCGGCGATCTGCAGCTGATCCCGGTCTGCGACGGCCCCGACGCCACGGCCGGCGCGGTGGCCGCCGGCTACGCGGAGCGGGACTCCCGGGTGACCCCCATCGACTCGCCGCCGTCCGCCGGTCTGAGCGGGGCGCGGAACGCCGGGATGCGGGCGGCGACCGGTGCGTATGTGCTGTTCCTCGACGGCGACGACGTGCTGCTGCCGGGCGCGCTCGCGGCGCTGGACGCCCGGCTGACGGAGACCGCCGGTGTGGACGTGCTCTACGTCGAGCACGAGCGCGCCCCCTGGTGGGAGGGCGAGCCGACCAACCCGGCCGCGCCGCTGTTCGCCAGGGCACCGAAGGGCGCCTTCGCCCCCGCCGACCTTCCGGAGCTGACGGGCGTCCAGCTCCCGGCGTGGAGCGCGGCCTACCGCCGCGCCTTCCTCACCGAGCACGAACTGACCTTTCCCGGCAGCCACTTCACCGACCTCGGCTGGGGCGGGCTGACCACGCTCGCCGTCGGGCGGATCGCGGTGCTGCGCCGGGTCGTCGTACGGCACCGGCTGCGCCGGCAGGGCAGCCGGCTCCATGTGCCCGGGCCGCACCAGCACGCGGTGCTCGACCAGGTGGAGCTGGTGCTGACCCGGGCCGCCGGGCGGGATCTGCCCGCCGAGCGGACGCGGGCGCTCTTCGAGCAGTTGTTCACCCATGTGCTGAAGACGGCGTCCCGGCCGGAGCGGCTGCCGTCCGGGCGCCGGGCGTTCTTCCGCCGCGCGGCCCGCCTCTACCGCCGGCACCGGCCGGCCGGCTTCCGGGCGCCCGGCGGCAGCCTGGGTGTGCAGCACCGGCTGCTGGCGGCCGGAGCGTACAGCGCGTTCCGGGCGCTGCGCGGCGCCAACCGGGTGACCACCAGGCTCACCGAGGGCCTGCCGCGCCCACGCATGCTGCGCACCCGGCTGCGCTACGCCCGCGACCTGCACCGCCCGCTCGACCCCGGACTCGCGGTGTACTGCGCCTACTGGGGCCGGGGCTACACCTGCAACCCGGCGGCGATCCACGCCAAGGCCCGCGAACTCGCCCCGCACATCCGCTCGGTGTTCCTGGTGGAGCCGGGGCAGGAACACGCGATGCCGCCGGACGTCGAGTACGCGGTGATCGGCTCGCGCCGCTACTGGGAGGTGCTGGCCCGCGCCAAGTACCTGGTCAACAACGCCAACTTCGCCGAGGGCATCGTCAAGCGCCCCGGCAGCGTGCATCTGCAGACCCAGCACGGCACCCCGCTGAAGACGATGGGCGTGGACCAGTCGACGTACCCGGTGGTGGCCGCCCGGTCGGGCAGCTACACCCGGCTGCTCGGCCGGGTCGACCGCTGGGACTTCAACCTCTCCGCCAACCGCCACTCGACCCAGATGTGGGAGCGCGCCTTCCCCGGCTCCTGGGAGGCGCTGGAGTACGGCTATCCGCGCAACGACGTCTACTACACGGCGACCGGCGAGGATGTCGCCCGCATCAGGCGGGAGTTGGGCATCGCCGAGGGCAAGACGGCCGTCCTCTACGCCCCCACCCACCGCGACCACCACACCGGCTTCGAGCCCGGCCTCGACCTGGAGGCGTTCTGCGAAGCGGCCGGCGAGGACGTCGTCGTCCTGCTGCGCGCCCACTACTTCTACGACCGGGGCCCCGCGCGGAGCTGCGGCCGGATCATCGACGTCACCGCGCACCGCTCCTCGGAGGAGGTCTGTCTGGCCGCGGACGCGCTGGTCACCGACTACTCGTCGATCATGTTCGACTACGCCAACCTGGACCGGCCGATCGTCGTGTACGCCGACGACTGGGACGTCTACCGGGAGACGCGGGGCGTCTACTTCGATCTGATGGCCGAGCCGCCCGGCCCGGTCGCCCGCACCCCCGAGGAGCTGGCGGCGGTCTTCCGCGACGGCTCGTACGCGGGCGCGGAGGCCGCGGCGCTCAGGGCCGCGTTCCGGGAGCGGTTCTGCGAGTTCGACGACGGGCGGGCCGCCGAGCGGGTCGTACGGCGGGTGCTGCTGGGCGAGCCGCCGGAGGCGGCCTTGCCGGTGATCCCGCTCGCGGAACGCGTCCCCGCCCCCGCCGCGACCCTCGTGAGGAGCTGA
- a CDS encoding MarR family transcriptional regulator, producing MTGKSYPGAMTASPATADADWLRLDRQICFSLHAASRAFNGVYRVILKDLGLTYPQYLVMMVLWEQGELPVKKLGEHLRLDSGTLSPLVKRLEAAGLVHRERSAEDERSVRVRLTEEGTALRERALEVPRRIMGATGFALEEIAALRERLDQLTTALDAAALTAAED from the coding sequence ATGACCGGCAAGAGCTACCCTGGAGCCATGACCGCCTCGCCCGCCACCGCCGACGCCGACTGGCTCCGCCTGGACCGCCAGATCTGTTTCTCCCTGCACGCCGCGTCCCGCGCCTTCAACGGCGTCTACCGCGTGATCCTCAAGGACCTCGGGCTCACCTACCCGCAGTACCTGGTGATGATGGTGCTGTGGGAACAGGGCGAGCTGCCCGTCAAGAAGCTCGGCGAGCATCTGCGGCTCGACTCCGGCACGCTGTCCCCGCTGGTCAAGCGGCTGGAGGCGGCCGGCCTCGTACACCGGGAGCGCAGCGCCGAGGACGAACGCTCGGTGCGGGTGCGGCTCACCGAGGAGGGCACGGCGCTGCGCGAGCGGGCCCTGGAGGTGCCGCGCCGCATCATGGGGGCGACCGGTTTCGCCCTGGAGGAGATCGCCGCACTACGCGAACGCCTCGACCAGCTCACGACCGCGCTGGACGCGGCGGCGCTGACGGCGGCCGAGGACTAG
- a CDS encoding carbohydrate ABC transporter permease gives MASAATAAGAPPGPAAPRGRKGVTGTRRTVAALFLLPALVLLGALVVYPIGYSVIRSFFNAGGDGFTGVDNYKTLFTDDGIRTALKNNVIWVVFAPTVSTALGLIFAVLTERVRWGTAFKLVVFMPMAISMLAAGIIFRLVYDQDPHKGVANAVWVGVHDTFAQSSAFPKAHPGRESPLVAQGGGFITKATVHAGQPVTLPLVGVAPDQMPGGAKRAVAARPEPGKITGTTWQDFTRGKGVGRLGAPDPSELGYAGMRIEAVKDGKVVAATEAAGDGTFTLPASADGARLRLPAGNFREPYNGVEWLGPALVTPAVIGAYVWMWAGFAMVLIAAGLAGVPRELLEAARVDGANEWQVFRKVTVPLLAPVLAVVTVTLMINVLKVFDLVYIIAPGSSQDDANVLALELYRKGFAENQPGVASAIAVLLLVLVIPVMAFNIRRLRREVRR, from the coding sequence ATGGCGTCGGCAGCAACGGCGGCCGGGGCCCCACCGGGCCCGGCCGCGCCGCGCGGTCGCAAGGGCGTGACCGGCACCCGCAGGACGGTGGCAGCGCTGTTCCTGCTGCCCGCCCTGGTGCTGCTCGGTGCGCTCGTGGTCTACCCGATCGGGTACTCGGTCATCCGCAGCTTCTTCAACGCGGGCGGCGACGGTTTCACCGGCGTCGACAACTACAAGACCCTCTTCACGGACGACGGCATCCGCACCGCCCTGAAGAACAACGTCATCTGGGTGGTTTTCGCGCCCACGGTCTCCACCGCACTCGGTCTGATCTTCGCGGTGCTGACCGAACGGGTGCGCTGGGGGACGGCGTTCAAGCTGGTCGTCTTCATGCCGATGGCGATCTCGATGCTGGCGGCCGGGATCATCTTCCGGCTGGTGTACGACCAGGATCCGCACAAGGGGGTCGCGAACGCGGTGTGGGTGGGGGTCCACGACACCTTCGCGCAGTCGTCGGCGTTCCCGAAGGCCCACCCGGGCCGCGAGTCGCCCCTGGTGGCCCAAGGGGGCGGCTTCATCACCAAGGCCACGGTCCACGCCGGGCAGCCGGTCACCCTCCCTCTCGTCGGCGTCGCCCCGGACCAGATGCCCGGCGGTGCGAAGAGGGCCGTGGCCGCCAGGCCCGAGCCGGGGAAGATCACCGGCACCACCTGGCAGGACTTCACACGCGGAAAGGGCGTGGGACGGCTCGGCGCGCCCGACCCGTCCGAGCTCGGCTATGCCGGGATGCGGATCGAGGCGGTGAAGGACGGCAAGGTGGTCGCCGCCACCGAGGCGGCCGGCGACGGCACCTTCACGCTGCCCGCCTCCGCCGACGGGGCCAGGCTGCGGCTTCCGGCGGGCAACTTCAGGGAGCCGTACAACGGTGTCGAGTGGCTCGGCCCGGCGCTGGTCACCCCGGCGGTCATCGGGGCGTATGTGTGGATGTGGGCGGGCTTCGCGATGGTGCTGATCGCGGCCGGGCTCGCGGGTGTGCCCCGGGAGCTGCTGGAGGCGGCGCGGGTGGACGGCGCCAACGAGTGGCAGGTGTTCCGCAAGGTCACCGTGCCGCTGCTCGCGCCGGTCCTCGCGGTCGTCACCGTCACGCTGATGATCAACGTGCTGAAGGTCTTCGACCTCGTCTACATCATCGCGCCGGGCTCCTCCCAGGACGATGCCAACGTGCTCGCCCTGGAGCTGTACCGCAAGGGTTTCGCGGAGAACCAGCCGGGCGTCGCGAGCGCGATCGCGGTGCTGCTGCTGGTGCTGGTGATCCCGGTGATGGCGTTCAACATCCGTCGGCTGAGGCGGGAGGTACGGCGATGA
- a CDS encoding bifunctional glycosyltransferase/CDP-glycerol:glycerophosphate glycerophosphotransferase, whose amino-acid sequence MPRFSVIVPAYKVQAYLPECLDSVLSQSYTDLELIAVDDCSPDACGEIIDEYAARDARVRVVHLAENQGLGRARNAGMAEASGDYLVFLDSDDTLAPDALLAIADRIKEAGEPDVVMYDYARTYWDGRSERNQLAARLTEQGRAPFRLEDRPGLLSVLMVAWNKACRREFVEEHGFAFPPGYYEDTPWTFPVLMTAGSIATLDRVCVHYRQRRQGNILSTTSGRHFDLFEQYDRVFAYVEEHPEVGRWRPELFRRMIDHYATVFTKRGRLPRGSHGEFLRRARAHYRRYRVPGTRMRPRTILVRFGLHRTFRAFQLASAVRRRTLKAAVKLARAVRAGALRLHYRIQLRLPVRADRAVFASGAGQGHGGDPGALEEAFRAHAPHIRTAWIARPEHRHTVPPATDSLRPGTAGYWTSLARAKYLVSDDVLDPGLRKRSGQILVQTQRGTPLGHLGLDLLEHPAAAHGTDFTRLLRAVDQWDLVLSANRHSTLTGERVFPGRYTTLEYGAPRNDVFQRATPADVARLRGLLGIPEGAVAILYAPAHRDYQRTQRPQLDLARMARRLGPRFVILARTHADHRPEGARIIDVRSHPSVQTLCLASDALLTDYASIMFDYAGLDRPIVVHTGDWAAYQASRGTYFDLRVCPPGAVARSEDELIDIFATGHWRGSRSAQLRAAFRERFCPYDDGRAAERVVRHVVLGEPGLPPIVPLAEREPAPSACAWSPLATVPQPSGSLPVTERR is encoded by the coding sequence TTGCCCAGGTTCAGTGTCATTGTCCCCGCGTACAAGGTCCAGGCGTATCTCCCCGAGTGCCTGGACTCGGTGCTCTCGCAGTCGTATACCGATCTGGAACTGATCGCCGTGGACGACTGCTCACCGGATGCCTGCGGGGAGATCATCGACGAGTACGCGGCCCGTGACGCGCGCGTGCGGGTCGTGCACCTGGCCGAGAACCAGGGGCTCGGGCGGGCCCGGAACGCGGGGATGGCCGAGGCGAGCGGCGACTACCTGGTCTTTCTGGACAGCGACGACACGCTCGCCCCGGACGCGCTCCTGGCGATCGCCGACCGGATCAAGGAGGCCGGCGAGCCGGACGTCGTGATGTACGACTACGCCCGCACCTACTGGGACGGCCGGTCCGAGCGCAATCAGCTCGCCGCCCGGCTGACCGAGCAGGGCCGGGCGCCGTTCCGTCTGGAGGACCGGCCGGGTCTGCTCAGCGTGCTGATGGTCGCCTGGAACAAGGCCTGCCGGCGGGAGTTCGTCGAGGAGCACGGCTTCGCCTTCCCGCCGGGCTACTACGAGGACACCCCCTGGACCTTCCCGGTGCTGATGACGGCGGGGTCGATCGCCACTTTGGACCGGGTGTGCGTGCACTACCGGCAGCGCCGGCAGGGCAACATCCTCTCCACCACCAGCGGCAGGCACTTCGATCTGTTCGAGCAGTACGACCGGGTGTTCGCGTACGTCGAGGAACATCCCGAAGTGGGGCGGTGGCGGCCGGAGTTGTTCCGCCGCATGATCGACCACTACGCGACGGTGTTCACCAAGCGCGGCCGGCTGCCGCGCGGCAGCCACGGTGAGTTCCTGCGCCGGGCCCGCGCCCACTACCGCCGCTACCGCGTCCCCGGAACCCGGATGCGGCCGCGGACCATCCTGGTCCGCTTCGGTCTGCACCGCACGTTCCGGGCCTTCCAGCTGGCCTCGGCCGTGCGCCGGCGCACGCTGAAGGCGGCGGTGAAGCTGGCCCGTGCCGTGCGCGCCGGTGCGCTGCGGCTGCACTACCGGATCCAGCTGCGGCTGCCCGTGCGCGCCGACCGGGCGGTGTTCGCCTCCGGTGCGGGCCAGGGTCACGGCGGTGACCCGGGCGCGCTGGAGGAGGCGTTCCGCGCGCACGCCCCGCACATCCGCACCGCGTGGATCGCCCGGCCCGAGCACCGGCACACGGTCCCGCCCGCCACCGACAGCCTCCGGCCGGGCACCGCCGGCTACTGGACGTCGCTGGCCCGCGCCAAGTACCTGGTCTCCGACGACGTCCTGGACCCGGGCCTGCGCAAGCGGAGCGGGCAGATCCTGGTCCAGACCCAGCGCGGCACACCGCTCGGGCACCTCGGCCTGGACCTCCTGGAGCACCCGGCGGCGGCCCACGGCACCGACTTCACCCGGCTGCTGCGGGCCGTCGACCAGTGGGACCTCGTCCTGTCCGCCAACCGGCACTCGACCCTGACCGGCGAGCGGGTCTTCCCCGGCCGCTACACCACGCTGGAGTACGGCGCCCCGCGCAACGACGTCTTCCAGCGGGCGACCCCGGCGGACGTGGCCCGGCTGCGCGGGCTGCTGGGCATCCCCGAGGGCGCGGTCGCGATCCTGTACGCACCGGCCCACCGGGACTACCAGCGCACCCAGCGCCCGCAGCTGGACCTGGCGCGGATGGCGCGCCGTCTCGGCCCGCGCTTCGTGATCCTGGCCCGTACCCACGCCGACCACCGCCCGGAGGGCGCCCGGATCATCGACGTCCGCTCCCACCCGAGCGTGCAGACCCTGTGCCTGGCCTCGGACGCCCTGCTCACCGACTACGCGTCGATCATGTTCGACTACGCGGGTCTGGACCGGCCGATCGTGGTGCACACCGGCGACTGGGCGGCGTACCAGGCGTCCCGCGGGACCTACTTCGACCTGCGCGTCTGCCCGCCGGGCGCGGTCGCGCGCAGCGAGGACGAGCTGATCGACATCTTCGCGACCGGCCACTGGCGCGGCTCGCGCTCCGCCCAGCTGCGGGCGGCGTTCCGGGAGCGGTTCTGCCCGTACGACGACGGACGCGCCGCCGAACGGGTCGTACGGCATGTGGTGCTGGGCGAGCCCGGCCTGCCGCCGATCGTGCCGCTCGCGGAGCGGGAGCCGGCCCCCTCGGCCTGCGCGTGGTCCCCGCTGGCCACCGTGCCGCAACCTTCCGGTTCCCTTCCCGTCACCGAGAGGCGTTGA
- a CDS encoding organic hydroperoxide resistance protein, with protein sequence MDALYTAVATATHGRDGRAVSSDGKIDLKLAPPVELGGNGQGTNPEQLFAAGYAACFGSALGLVGRQAKVDVSDAAVTAEVGIGKQGEGFGLKVTLRVELPDTVDEETGRKLVETAHQVCPYSNATRGNIDVDLVIE encoded by the coding sequence ATGGACGCGCTCTACACCGCAGTCGCCACCGCCACCCACGGCCGTGACGGTCGTGCCGTCTCCTCCGACGGCAAGATCGACCTGAAGCTGGCTCCGCCGGTGGAGCTGGGCGGCAACGGCCAGGGCACCAACCCCGAGCAGCTCTTCGCCGCCGGTTACGCCGCCTGCTTCGGCAGCGCCCTCGGCCTGGTCGGCCGGCAGGCGAAGGTCGACGTCAGCGACGCGGCGGTGACCGCCGAGGTCGGCATCGGCAAGCAGGGCGAGGGCTTCGGGCTGAAGGTGACGCTGCGCGTCGAGCTGCCCGACACCGTGGACGAGGAGACCGGCCGCAAGCTGGTCGAGACCGCCCACCAGGTCTGCCCCTACTCCAACGCCACCCGCGGCAACATCGACGTCGACCTCGTCATCGAGTGA